In Tessaracoccus sp. MC1865, the DNA window TGCACACGGTGCTGGTGCTGACGGGAATCGAGACCCGGGAGAGCCTGAAGATCCGGCCCTTCCGTCCCGTCGAGGTACTCGACGGGGTGCACGAGCTGGTCAGGGAGTACCGCGGCCCCGCGCATCAGGAGAGATGACCTCCTGCCTCACGAAAACGTGAGGAACCTGAGCCGGTGCGGCAATGCGCGGTAGTCATCGCAGCAATCTTCGAGCCGTTAGCTGGGCATGTGCCCGCCACTTCGGGCAGACAGCTTTCGCATAACAGCTCGAGGAGACCACCGTGGAACGCAAGAAGCTCAAGACCTCTCTCCGGATCACCGCCGCCGTCCTGATCGGCGCCTCCGCGCTCGCCGTCGGCGCCAACGGTATCTACGCCACCCTGAACGCCACTGCCGAAAACGTCGTGCCCCAGGAAGCCGCGTCGGGCACCCTCAGCCTCAGGCTGGGCGCGGGTGCGGATTCGGTCGGCTTCGCCGCCAACATCGAGAACCTGGCTCCCGGCGACGTGGCCAACCGCTACGTCGACCTGACCAATGACGGCTCGCTCGCGTCCACGGGCCTGAGCCTTGGGGTCACCGCCACCGGCACCGCGTCGCTCATCTCGGACGGAACCACCAGCAAGGCCGTGCGCGTCTCCATCACGTCGTGCTCGGTCGCCTGGAACGCCACCGACGGTACCTGCGCCGGGAC includes these proteins:
- a CDS encoding TasA family protein, producing the protein MERKKLKTSLRITAAVLIGASALAVGANGIYATLNATAENVVPQEAASGTLSLRLGAGADSVGFAANIENLAPGDVANRYVDLTNDGSLASTGLSLGVTATGTASLISDGTTSKAVRVSITSCSVAWNATDGTCAGTTKTEVAAAPLSALTAANSFVGTTGLAVGGVAHLQVGVTLPEQSETTVNGQLPAGSVQGGEVALTYTFSETQATAGTTHR